The window CATCCCGGCGAGCCCGGGATCGGGCCGGACCTCGCGCCGCCGTTCGCCCCCGACAGCGAGACGACCCGCTGGCTGTTCGATCTGAACCGGCTGGGCATCCGTCCCGGCCTGCGCCGCATCCGCGGCCTGCTCGACGAGCTCGGCCGGCCCGAACAGGGCATGATCTCGCTCGTGGTGGCCGGCACGAACGGCAAGGGCAGCACGACGCGCCTGCTCGCGCGCCTGCTGCAGGAGGCGGGCTACCGCACGGCCTGCTACACCAGCCCCCACCTGCTCTCGATGTACGAGCGGCTCGAGATCGACGGCGAACCCGTCGAGCGCGGGCACTTCCGCGGGCTCGTCGAGGGTCTGCGACCCGCGGTCGAGCGCCACGAGGCGAGCTGGTTCGAGACCCTGACGGCGGCCTCGCTGGCCGCGGCGCGCGACCGCGGCGTGGAGGTCTTCTGCTGCGAGGCGGGCCTCGGCGGCCGGCTCGACGCCAGCAACGCGCTGCCGGCCGCGGCTATCCTGCTGACCGGCGTGTCGCTGGACCACCAGGCGATCCTGGGCGAGACGGTCGAGGCCATCGCCGACGAGAAGCTCGGACTGCTCAAGCCCGGCGTGCCGCTGTTCTGTTCCATCGCCGAGGGGCTCAAGGCCCGGGCCTTCGCCGCCGCCGTGGCCGCCGGCAGCCCGGCCCACTTCCTGGACGAGCTGACGCGCATCGAGGTCGGCGACGAGGGCTGGGACCTCGTGACGCGGCGCGCCGCGTACCGCGGGCTGCCGCCCTACGCCGCGCCCGCGATGCGGCGCAACGCCGCCCTGGCGCTGCTCGCGTTGGAGGAGCTGGCCGTCGCCGGCGTCGTGCGCTCCGCGCCCGATCCCGCCGGCGCGCTGTCCCGCGCCTTCCTGCCGGGCCGTTTCCAGCGTGTCCTGAGCGGACCGGACTGGATCCTGGACACCGCCCACAACGCCGAGGCGCTGGCCGTGTCGCTGGAAGCCTTCCGCGAGCGCCCCTGCGCGGGACGCCGCCTGGTCCTGTTCGGCGGCATGGTCGACAAGGACCCCGGCGACGAGGCCGGCCGGCTGCTCGCGGGCATGGACCGGATCGTGCTGGCCCCGGTGTCGCTGCCCCGTTCCCGGAACCCGGAGCAGCTGAAATCGTTGATGGACCGCTGGGGCCTCGCTGCGCATCATGGCGCCGTCGTGCTGGACGGGGTGGCGGCGGCGGTCGACGAGCTGGCGACGGCGGCGCCCGGCGACGCCGTCCTGGTCTGCGGCTCCTGCTTCCTGGTGGCCGAGACCCTGCACGAGCTGGGGTTCCGCTCCCTCGCCGAGACCCGAACGCCGCGCGACGCGGCCGCGACGCTGGCCGCCCGCGCGGAAGGACGCCCATGAACCGTTCGCTGATCCTCGGCGCCGACGTCGGCGGGACGTACGTCAAGTACGCCCTGGGCGACGGCGACGAGCCGGGGCGCTGGACGGGCGAGGTGCCCAGCGACCCCGCGTCGCCCGCGATCACGTTCGGGCGGCTGGCCGCGCGCGTCGCGGAACTGCTGCCGCCCGACGCCGGGATCGGCGCCGCGGGGCTGGCCTGCGCCGGCATCGTCGACGTGCGGACCGGCCGGCTGGGCCGGACCCCCAACCTGCCGGGCTGGGAGGGCGCCGATCTCGCCGGTCTGATGGGGGTCGCGTTCCCCGGCGCCGCGATCGCGCTGACCAACGACGTCAACGCCGCGCTGGCCGGCGAGGCCCGTCTCGGCGCGGGCAAGGACGGTGGCGAGAGGGAAGGTGGCGAGCGGGGCGGCGGCGATCTGGTCATGCTCGCCCTGGGAACCGGCGTCGGCGGCGCCGTGATGATCGAGGGGCGCCTGCTGGTCGGTCACCGTTTCGGCGCCGGCGAGATCGGGCACATGATCCTCGACGCCGCGGGACCCCTCTGCAACTGCGGCAACCGGGGCTGCCTCGAGGCCTACGCCGGTTCGCGGGGCCTGCTGGCCGCCGCGCGCCGCCGCGCCGCGGCGCCGGACTGCTCGCCGGGACTGCGCGCGCTGGTCGCGGAACGCGGCGGGGAGCTGACCACGCGGGACCTCGCCGAATTGGCCACCGCCTCAGACTTGGCCGCTGCCGCGCTGTTCCGCGAGGCCGGCGAGCGACTCGGCCAGGCCGTGGGCAACCTGCTGAACGTGCTGGATCCCGACCTCGTGATCATCGGCGGCGGCGTGGCCGCGGCCGGCGAACTGCTGCTGGGCCCCTGCCGGGA is drawn from bacterium and contains these coding sequences:
- a CDS encoding cyanophycin synthetase; the protein is MPPLPEPTRDGVTHPGEPGIGPDLAPPFAPDSETTRWLFDLNRLGIRPGLRRIRGLLDELGRPEQGMISLVVAGTNGKGSTTRLLARLLQEAGYRTACYTSPHLLSMYERLEIDGEPVERGHFRGLVEGLRPAVERHEASWFETLTAASLAAARDRGVEVFCCEAGLGGRLDASNALPAAAILLTGVSLDHQAILGETVEAIADEKLGLLKPGVPLFCSIAEGLKARAFAAAVAAGSPAHFLDELTRIEVGDEGWDLVTRRAAYRGLPPYAAPAMRRNAALALLALEELAVAGVVRSAPDPAGALSRAFLPGRFQRVLSGPDWILDTAHNAEALAVSLEAFRERPCAGRRLVLFGGMVDKDPGDEAGRLLAGMDRIVLAPVSLPRSRNPEQLKSLMDRWGLAAHHGAVVLDGVAAAVDELATAAPGDAVLVCGSCFLVAETLHELGFRSLAETRTPRDAAATLAARAEGRP
- a CDS encoding ROK family protein is translated as MNRSLILGADVGGTYVKYALGDGDEPGRWTGEVPSDPASPAITFGRLAARVAELLPPDAGIGAAGLACAGIVDVRTGRLGRTPNLPGWEGADLAGLMGVAFPGAAIALTNDVNAALAGEARLGAGKDGGEREGGERGGGDLVMLALGTGVGGAVMIEGRLLVGHRFGAGEIGHMILDAAGPLCNCGNRGCLEAYAGSRGLLAAARRRAAAPDCSPGLRALVAERGGELTTRDLAELATASDLAAAALFREAGERLGQAVGNLLNVLDPDLVIIGGGVAAAGELLLGPCRETAARIVLCEAARSTPIVPARLGSSAAAFGAAHLAATHLAAIRLAAEARERS